AACACCAATAGTTCTACATTTTTTGGCCTACCAAAAGCAAGCATCGCATCTAGCCCTGCTCTAATTGTTCTTCCTGTGTATAACACATCATCAATTAAGACCACATTTTTGTCTTCTATAATAAATTCTATATTGGTTTTATTGGGAGTTAATTCTTTTTTTCGAAAATCATCACGATAAAAAGTAACATCTAAGTCGCCAACATTTATTTTTTTATTTTTTAAAATAGATTCGAGCTTAGCTTGAATTCTTTTTGCCAAATACACTCCACGTGGCTGAAGTCCTATAATTACAGAATTATCAAAGCTGCCGTGATTTTCAATTAATTGATGCGAAAGCCGAGTGAGGATTATCTCAAATTGTTTGGTATTTAAAATAAGTTTGGGCTCCATTGGAAACCAAATATACTAAATTATTAAGAAATGAGATTGTTTATCTTATAAGAGTAATATGTGTAGTATAGTTATGGCTTACTTGGTAGATATCCTTTACCAGCATTCGACATATATACACATCAATTTCTGCTTTTTTATTGCCCCCTCCTTTTACATCTCCGTCCCATCCCTTAGTTATATCTGTAGTATTATAAATAAGATTTCCCCAACGGTCGTATATCCACATATTAAACTCTGTAACACCTAATCCTCTAAAATTAAACACATCATTCAAACCATCGCCATTAGGAGAAAACGTATTCGGAAAATAAAAAGTATACCCAAGCGCAACAGTTACTTTTTTTATAATTGAATCCATGCACCCAAACTGGTTTATTACTACTTGCTTTACATCATAGGTTGCAGTATCATCAGCAGGAAAAGTATATGTAGTATTTGCATCCGTAGAAAAATTTCCGGTTCCATCTCCAAAAGTGTAAAGCCAACCTACAGCTCCGCTAGACATATCTACCAATTGAATAGTTGGATCTATAATATCTATTGAGGATGGTGTTGTAGCAAATTGTGCAACAGGATCGGGATGAACTGTTATGTAATCTGCTTTACTGGCAGTATTAGTGCACCCTTTAGCATCTGTTACAATTAAATTAACGGTAAAAGTACCTGAGCTTGCAAAGCAATAATTTGGCGCAGTAGCTGATGATGAACCTCCATCTCCAAAATTCCACGCATAACTTATCACGTTGGATGTGGTAGGCGTAAAGTTAGCGCACACAGGCCCACAACCAATTAGATTATCTGCCGAAAAATCAACGGTTGGAAGAGGGTTGACAGTAATGGAATGACTCAATTCTGCTGTACATCCATTTTGGTCGGTGACTAATAAGTCATACACTTGAGATGTGGTGGGAGTTTCAATTATGGTTTGACCTGTAAGGGAGTGAGAAAGCCAATCGAACGTATAAACTGGCGTTCCTCCAACCGGATTTGCAACAATAGTAGCCGATTGACCATCGCAAATTTCGAGAGGCGCATTAATTGCTACTGTCAAAAGAGGTGGTTCTGTAATTGTAATTTGCTGAGTTGCTGTACACCCATTACCATCTGTTACTATTGATTGGTAGGTGCCTGCGGGTAACTGGTCGACATAAGAAGTTGTGTAACCACCAGGATTTAGCAAATAATCGTAATCATTATTGCTATTTTTCACTCCACCTAAAGCTCCTGCAATAATAAAACCGTTAGTACCTTGAAAACAATCTAAATTGCTATAAGCAAACGTTGGCACTAGCTGAGCCGGCTCACTAACTGTTGCAGGAATTTGAGCTGAACAGCCATTTGCATCGGTAACGGTGCACGTAAAGGTTTGTGCTGTTAAATTATTAGCATTGGCAGCATTTATATTTCCAGGCATCCATTTATAGGTATAATTCCCTCCTCCACCTGAGCCAGAAGCACTTAGTGTACCATTATTTCCACCAAAGCAAGTTATACTTGTACTAGTTATTGTTGCAGTAGGATTATCGTTTACAACCAGGGTACTAGTTTTAACAGAAGTACATCCTAAAACGGAAGTTACAGACAAGGATATAATTGCATTTCCTATTGTATTGAAGGTATAACCTGCACTTGTAGTACTGTTATCAGAAATTCCATCATTATTAAAATCCCAGTCATAGCTAGCAATTACAGTACTGTTTGGGTTCGAATTGTCGGTAAAACTTTTTGTTACTCCAACACACAACGATCCTGAATAGTTAAAATCTGCAATTGGAGTATGATGAACAGTAACAGTTGTAGTTATAGTTTGAGAAATGATTGGTCTAAAAAAAATATCATCTAATCCAAAATCATTGCCGGCACCAGCAGTATTCATATTGACAATACAAATATTTGCAGTTGTATTAACACCGGAGTTCCACGTCTCAAAAAAATTAATCCATCCGTTTGATTCAGCAGTTGCTGAAAAAATATTTCCGAGCGTAACACCGTTTATGGAAAACTGAAGTTGAGCATAAGGGGTACCGGAAAGCGATTTCACCCAAGTAGAAAACTCATAAGTAGTATTAGGCAATACATTTATTGTTTGGCACCAGACATCAGTATTGGGAGTTCCAGAACCATTTACTGCCATAAATAGACTGCCGGTATGCGGTAATCCTATCCAATCGCCTTTCTGAATAGAGCAATCCGAGGTAATTGCATAACGTCCTGAGTTTTGAAGTGAGCCTTGATTATTGGTGTATGCCGAACTAAAGCCTGTATTTCCAGATTCAAAACCTCCATTGGTAACAACATCCGGACCATAACAAGTTACAGTGCAAGAATAAGACGTTGTATTTGTTGGAGTAACTTTAATTACTTGTGTTGTTTGTCCTTCTGACCAAGAATAGGATCTAAAATTTACACCGGCATCAATTGTGGCTGTATCTAGACTACAAATAGTTTGTGGAGCAGGATTTACTGCATTACATTGCGCATCCAATTCAAAAACAGAAAACATCAACGCACTAAGCGTGATGTAGTTTATTACTTTCATTTGGTTAATAGAGGTTTACCGGAGTCAAATATACCCCAAGTATGTTAAAAAATTGTTAACTAATTTGCTTTTTTTGCTGTTAGTCATAACATAAGAGTAGTTCTCGAAGAATTTGAGGAAATTAACGAGATTTTTGATACAAAAACTAAAAATTTAGTATTAAAGAAGTTTAATTAGTAAAAACTTGTTAGTGTATTTACCCAACCACTTATTCTATTTTCTACTTTAGATTCCCAAAGAAGTATTTAATTATCTTTATCGGAAAATCAATAGCTTACCTTTTAGCACAATTCGCCAAAGAAAAATAGATGAAAATTGCCGTAAATACAAGATTACTAATTGATAATAAACTAGACGGCATTGGTTGGTTTACCTATGAAACGATAAAACTAATTACACAAAACCATCCAGAACATGAGTTTATTTTTCTATTCGATAGAAAATATTCCGATGAGTTTATTTTTGGCAAAAACGTAACACCTGTTATTGTCTCGCCCAAAGCAAGACATCCAATTTTATACTATTATTGGTTTGAGCACGCAGTATCTAATGTATTAAACAAAATAAAACCTGATTTATTTTTATCTCCCGATGGTTTTTTGTCGCTAAATACTGCTATTCCGCAACTAGCTGTAATTCACGATCTAAATTTTGAACATTACCCAGATGATTTACCTTTTTTGTATCAAAAATACTATAGATACTATTTTCCAAAATTCGCAAAAAAGGCCGCTAGAATAGCAACCGTTTCTGAGTATTCAAAAAAAGATATTATTGATACATATGGAATTTCAGCTACTAAAATTGATGTGGTGTACAACGGAGCTAACACTTTCTACAAACCAATTAACAACGAAATAAAAGCACAAACAAAACAACAATACACCTCAAACAACAACTACTTTATTTTTGTTGGGAACTTACATCCAAGAAAAAATATTTCTAGATTACTCGCAGCTTTCGAAATGTTTAAACAACAACAATCCGACTCCACCAAATTGGTATTAGTAGGTAATAAAATGTGGTGGACTTCTGACATGGAAAAAACATTAAAACAAATGTTGTACAAAAATGATGTCATTTTCACAGGACGAGTTGATGTAGAACAACTTAGAAATCTTTATGCTTCTTCGTTGGCACTTGTATATACAACGACATTTGAAGGCTTTGGCATTCCTATTATTGAAGCTATGAATTGCGAAACTGCAGTTATTACATCCAACACAACCTCAATGCCAGAAGTTGCAGGAAATGGAGCACTTTTGGCCGATCCTTTTTCCACACAATCTATTGCGAATGCAATGCAAAAAATTTACACTGAACCAGAATTGAGAAAATCTCTGATAGAAAAATCAAAAGATCAAATACATAAATTTACTTGGGAAAACTCAGCTCAAAAACTTTGGAAATGCATAGAAACTCTTTACATATCCACCAAAAAATAATTTAAATTCTTCAGCCTTTCATTTCTTAAGAACTCTTATTTTAATCTTTCCAAAACTCCTTTTCTTTTGATTAAGTTTTTGTAGTCCCACTGAATATCGGATGCTTTTTTAAGCCATTTTTTCAACTCTTTTATTTTTATTTGATTGGCAGAGGTATAACGAATTTCCGCAGCTTTAAAACTACCTTCCTTTTGTAAGGCATCTTCTTCGAAAGATTGACCACTCCAAAACAAGAGCCGAATACAGTTTTTTAATTTACTATATCCAACAATTGGATTCCCTTCTAAAAACCAAACCGGATGTGCATGCCAAATTTTACTTTCCGCTTTAGGTAAGTTTTTATCTATCTCTTTAAAAAGCAAATTGCATATTTCGCTATCCTCAACTGATTGAGAATCATTGTATGCTTGAATATCCTTATTCATTATCTAAATGGTAATCGTACATCTATATAAATTAGGCTTTCCTAACAAACTCTGATTTTAAGCCCATGGAGCCAAAACCGTCAATTTTACAACTAATGTTATGGTCGCCATCTGTAAGACGAATATTTTTAACTTTAGTTCCTGCTTTTACTGGTCTTAATGCACCCTTTACAGGTAAATCTT
The Bacteroidota bacterium DNA segment above includes these coding regions:
- a CDS encoding DUF1801 domain-containing protein, translated to MNKDIQAYNDSQSVEDSEICNLLFKEIDKNLPKAESKIWHAHPVWFLEGNPIVGYSKLKNCIRLLFWSGQSFEEDALQKEGSFKAAEIRYTSANQIKIKELKKWLKKASDIQWDYKNLIKRKGVLERLK
- a CDS encoding gliding motility-associated C-terminal domain-containing protein produces the protein MKVINYITLSALMFSVFELDAQCNAVNPAPQTICSLDTATIDAGVNFRSYSWSEGQTTQVIKVTPTNTTSYSCTVTCYGPDVVTNGGFESGNTGFSSAYTNNQGSLQNSGRYAITSDCSIQKGDWIGLPHTGSLFMAVNGSGTPNTDVWCQTINVLPNTTYEFSTWVKSLSGTPYAQLQFSINGVTLGNIFSATAESNGWINFFETWNSGVNTTANICIVNMNTAGAGNDFGLDDIFFRPIISQTITTTVTVHHTPIADFNYSGSLCVGVTKSFTDNSNPNSTVIASYDWDFNNDGISDNSTTSAGYTFNTIGNAIISLSVTSVLGCTSVKTSTLVVNDNPTATITSTSITCFGGNNGTLSASGSGGGGNYTYKWMPGNINAANANNLTAQTFTCTVTDANGCSAQIPATVSEPAQLVPTFAYSNLDCFQGTNGFIIAGALGGVKNSNNDYDYLLNPGGYTTSYVDQLPAGTYQSIVTDGNGCTATQQITITEPPLLTVAINAPLEICDGQSATIVANPVGGTPVYTFDWLSHSLTGQTIIETPTTSQVYDLLVTDQNGCTAELSHSITVNPLPTVDFSADNLIGCGPVCANFTPTTSNVISYAWNFGDGGSSSATAPNYCFASSGTFTVNLIVTDAKGCTNTASKADYITVHPDPVAQFATTPSSIDIIDPTIQLVDMSSGAVGWLYTFGDGTGNFSTDANTTYTFPADDTATYDVKQVVINQFGCMDSIIKKVTVALGYTFYFPNTFSPNGDGLNDVFNFRGLGVTEFNMWIYDRWGNLIYNTTDITKGWDGDVKGGGNKKAEIDVYICRMLVKDIYQVSHNYTTHITLIR
- a CDS encoding glycosyltransferase family 4 protein, which translates into the protein MKIAVNTRLLIDNKLDGIGWFTYETIKLITQNHPEHEFIFLFDRKYSDEFIFGKNVTPVIVSPKARHPILYYYWFEHAVSNVLNKIKPDLFLSPDGFLSLNTAIPQLAVIHDLNFEHYPDDLPFLYQKYYRYYFPKFAKKAARIATVSEYSKKDIIDTYGISATKIDVVYNGANTFYKPINNEIKAQTKQQYTSNNNYFIFVGNLHPRKNISRLLAAFEMFKQQQSDSTKLVLVGNKMWWTSDMEKTLKQMLYKNDVIFTGRVDVEQLRNLYASSLALVYTTTFEGFGIPIIEAMNCETAVITSNTTSMPEVAGNGALLADPFSTQSIANAMQKIYTEPELRKSLIEKSKDQIHKFTWENSAQKLWKCIETLYISTKK
- the pyrR gene encoding bifunctional pyr operon transcriptional regulator/uracil phosphoribosyltransferase PyrR — translated: MEPKLILNTKQFEIILTRLSHQLIENHGSFDNSVIIGLQPRGVYLAKRIQAKLESILKNKKINVGDLDVTFYRDDFRKKELTPNKTNIEFIIEDKNVVLIDDVLYTGRTIRAGLDAMLAFGRPKNVELLV